Proteins from one Cryptomeria japonica chromosome 4, Sugi_1.0, whole genome shotgun sequence genomic window:
- the LOC131875199 gene encoding uncharacterized protein LOC131875199: protein MGEKLEKIQKNFLWTGLEEKKRLALVNWDTVSTQISGSQAGGGIIKDQLGDMIAAYAGNLSESSVTQAEGMTLLWGLKMANDIGIKHLEIEGDSKVIIDSIKGKASAGWKVEPIQRDIRQLLVKMEDFTIDHIFREGNRATDSMVAKGRLQMGLRCWRNPNTLPITVKEILDKEKTLCQERTNPFAQ, encoded by the exons ATGGGTGAGAAGctggaaaaaattcaaaaaaacttttTATGGACTGGCTTAGAGGAAAAGAAACGCCTGGCTCTGGTTAATTGGGATACTGTGTCTACCCAAATCTCTGGGAG TCAGGCTGGTGGTGGAATCATCAAGGATCAACTAGGGGACATGATTGCAGCCTATGCTGGCAACCTCAGTGAAAGCTCAGTCACCCAAGCTGAGGGAATGACCCTCCTCTGGGGGTTGAAAATGGCTAACGACATAGGAATAAAgcatctggaaattgaaggagattctaaaGTTATTATCGACTCTATCAAAGGGAAGGCTTCAGCTGGGTGGAAAGTGGAACCCATTCAGAGGGATATTAGGCAGTTGCtggtcaaaatggaggacttcaccaTAGACCACATCTTCAGAGAAGGAAATAGAGCGACAGACTCCATGGTGGCTAAAGGAAGGCTGCAGATGGGCTTACGATGCTGGAGGAACCCCAATACGCTGCCAATCACTGTTAAGGAAATCCTGGATAAGGAAAAAACCTTATGCCAGGAAAGGACTAACCCTTTCgcccaatga